The Flavobacterium johnsoniae genomic sequence AACCTCAACACCATCCATTTTTGGCATTTTGATATCACACAAAACCAAATCGTAATCGTTGTTTTTTATTTTTTCAAGTCCAGCAACACCATCTTCAGCTTCATCTACCTGATAAGAATCATTTTCTTCTGATAGTATTTTCACTAAAACTCTTCTGATCGCTGCTTCGTCTTCTACAATTAGTATTTTACTCATTTCTTTTAAGGTTCAAAGTTGCAAAGGTTCAGAGGCACAAAGTTTAAAATCTTTGTCGCTATTTTACCTTTTAACCTGTTGTTTGATATATCTTTTTTATGCTTTAGTATAAGTTGTAAAGTTGTTTAATCCGAAGTTACAAAATTCCAAATTTAAAAAACCTTTGAACCTTTGCAACTTTAAAAAACTAATACTTCAGCCATCTATACAATTCTTTCCAAGTCGGTTTTTTGCCATACATTAAAATACCTACTCGGTAAATTTTTGCTGCAAACCAAACTACAAGGAAGAAGGTTGCAAACAATAATGATACCGAAATTGCAATTTGCCACCACGGCACTCCAAAAGGAATACGCATTAACATTACTATTGGCGATGTAAGCGGAATCATTGAAAAGATTACCGCAACACTTCCGTGCGGATCATTTACAACGGTAAAAAATCCGATGTAAACGCTTAAGATTAATGGCATGATGATTGGCAGTAAAAATTGCTGTGAATCAGTTTGATTGTCAACCGCTGCTCCAATTGCGGCGTAAAATGAACTGTATAAAAAATATCCTCCAATAAAATAAATTACAAAACCGATTATGATACTTGCAATTGGCAGATTCCATAACTCAGAAATATACATTTGTGCAGATCCTGAAAGTTCATGTTGAGCCGATTGCATCATTTCTGGTGAAATTCTCGCTGTTGGCCCAACGTTTACTCCAAAAAATGCCGACGCAGCAAACATTAATCCTAGACCAATAATTGCCCAAATCATAAATTGTAAAATTCCAGCTAAAGAAGTTCCAACAATTTTACCAATCATTAATTGAAATGGTTTTACTGAAGAAATAATGATTTCGATAATTCGGTTCGTTTTTTCTTCAATAACGCTTCGCATTACCATATTTCCGTAAATGATAATAAACATCATAATCAAATAACCAAACGCACCTCCAATTCCGATTTTAATTTCGTTTAATCCTTTTAGACTTTCTTCTCCAGAAGCTTTTACCAAATGAATATTAACCTTTGATTGCGCTTTTTGAATAGCCAAAGTATCTAGTTTTGCTTCTTCTAGATTTAATTTCGTAATTTTTGAAGCAATGACATCTTGCGTATTTTCAATAAAAGAAATGCTTGGACTGCTATTTGAAATAAATTCAATTTTACTTTCTAAATCATTAACATTATTCGTTTTTGGAATAACGATTAAACCACTAAAACGCTCTGTTGCAATACTATCTTTTAGAGCTTGAACATCAAATTCTGATAAATTATAAAACTTAAACTCAGAACTGTTTTTATTTTCCTTTAAAAAATCGGAAACAAAAAGTCCAGTTGAATCGTGAATTACGATACTTTTCGTGTCTGCTTTCATCGAACTCAAATATCCAATAAATACTGCAATTGCAACAAACAAAAGCGGACTCAAAAATGTCATGACAACAAAAGATTTATTGCGGACTTTAGCAATAAATTCTCTTTTTATAATTAATGAAATAATACTCATTTCTTGATTTTAGATTTTAGATTGTTAATTTTAGATTCCGAGTTTTTGCTCTAAATCTGAAATCTAAACTTTATTTTCTGTTACTGTTTGAATAAAAATATCGTTTATGCTTGGAATTTTTTCAACAAAATGTGTGACTTGACCGCGCTGTGTCAATATATTTAATAATTCGTTTGGCGTTGCATTTCCAATCTCAATATTCAATTTCAAATCATCATTTAAAGATTTAAAATTGGCAGGAGAAACCGTAAATTTTTGCGTAATATCATACATCAAACCTTCGACATTATTGGTCAGAATTCCGACTTCAAAACTATTGGTTCTAAATTGACGCTTAACATCGGCAACTTTACCTTCTATGAGCTTATTTGATTTATGAATCAAAGCGATATTTTCACAAAGTTCTTCTACGCTTTCCATTCTGTGAGTTGAAAAAATGATAGTCGAGCCTTGTTCTTTCAAAGCTAAAATTTCATCTTTAATGATATTTGCATTTACAGGGTCAAATCCAGAAAAAGGTTCATCTAAAATTAGCAACTTCGGTTTGTGAAGAACGCAAACCACAAACTGAATTTTCTGCGCCATTCCTTTAGAAAGTTCCTGAATTTTCTTGTTCCACCACCCTTGAATTCCTAAACGATCAAACCAATAGTCTAATTGTTTTTTGGCTTCATTTTTTGAAAGTCCTTTCATTTGAGCCAAATACAAACATTGTTCTCCCACTTTCATCGAACTGTACAAACCTCTTTCTTCAGGAAGATATCCTATAGTTTGTACGTGTTTTGGCTGTAATCTTTCACCATCCAAAATAATTTCGCCACTGTCAGGCAATGTAATTTGGTTTATGATTCTGATAAGAGAAGTTTTTCCAGCTCCATTCGGACCTAAAAGTCCATATATACTGCCTTTTGGCACATTTAATGAAACTTCGTTAAGCGCTACATAATCGCCGTATCGTTTTACGACCTTATGTACTTCAAGTAAGTTGCTCATGTTATTTTTAAGGATTTACTGCGTAGCTTAGCCAATTACGGCTCAGCGACTGTAAAAGTAAATAATTCGAAGTGAAATTGCGTAATAATACGCAAAAAACCCATTCTAAAATCTATAGAATGGGTTTTAGTATATTTAAATATTGAAAAAGTTTCGATTATGAAAACATATCTTTTACTTTTTCAAAAAATGATTTCTCTGATTTCTCTGGGCTTGGAGCAAAGTGCTCGTCTGTTAAAGCATTTTCAAAGAATTGTTTTTGTTCTTTATTTAATGTTTTTGGAGTCCAAACATTTACATGAACTAATAAATCTCCGCTTCCGTAACCATTTAAACTTGGAATTCCTTTTCCTTTTAATCTTAAGATTTTTCCAGATTGAATTCCTTCTTCCAACTTAATACGAACTTTTCCGTTGATTGCTTCAATATCTTTAGAAGCTCCTAAAACTGCTTCAGGGAAACTGATATATAAATCGAAGTGAACGTTTTCGCCTTCACGTTTCAAGAATTCGTGTTCAATCTCTTCAATTGCAACAATTAAATCACCTGGAATACTGTTTCCTGGCGCATCATTACCTTTGTTAGAAACTTTTAACTGCATTCCGTCAACAACTCCCGCAGGAATTTTGATTGATACAGTTTCGTCTTCCTGAACCATTCCTTGTGCATCTGCCTCAGAAGGTTTTTTATCTAAAATCTGACCAGAACCGCCACAAGTAGGACAAGTTGACGCAGATTGCATTCTTCCTAAAATGGTATTAGTAACACGCATTACTTGACCTTGACCATTACAAGTGGTACAAGTTTTATACGTTACACCTTTAGCCTGAACTTTACGTTTTACTTTTACTTTTTTCTCAACTCCATTTGCGATTTCTTCTAAAGTCAATTTTACTTTAATTCGAAGATTGCTTCCTTTTGCGCGACGAGGGCCTCCGCCTCCGCCTCCGAAACCGCCAAATCCGCCACCAAAAATATCACCAAATTGGCTAAAAATATCATCCATGTTCATGCCGCCATGACCACCACCAAATCCGCCAGAACCATCAAATGCTTGATGTCCGTACTGATCGTATTTTGCTTTTTTCTGCGGATCACTCAAAACTTCGTAAGCTTCTGCCGCTAATTTGAAGTTTTCTTCTGCCTCTTTGTCGCCTGGGTTTTTATCAGGATGGTATTTTAGCGCACTTTTTCTGTATGCTTTTTTAATTTCGGCAGCGTCAGCATTTTTTGAAATGCCTAGTATTTCGTAAAAATCTTTTTTCATAATTAGGTTTAAATTCCAAATTTTAAAATTCCAGATCCAAAAATAGAATCGAAATTTTTATTTGCTTTTTAGTTTCCAACTACAACTTTAGGGAAACGAATAATTTTGTCTCCTAATTTGTATCCTTTTTCAATAACATCAACAATTTTCCCTTTTAATTTGTCAGACGGAGCTGGAATTTGGGTAATTGCTTCAGCAATATCAGCATTGAAAGCATCTCCTGCTTGGATTTCAACTTGCTCTAAACCTTTAGAAACTAAAGTGCTTTTCAATTTTTCATGAATCAACTCAACTCCTTTTTTAAGATTTTCATCCTCAGATTTATTGATTTCTACTGTCGCTCTGTCAAAATCATCTAAAACTGGAAGCATAGCCAATAAAACTTCTTGGTTTGCTGTTTTAAATAATTCAAGACGCTCTTTTGAAGTTCTTTTTTTGTAATTTTCAAATTCGGCGAATAATCTCAAAAACTTATCTTTTTCTTTAGCCAAGTCTTGAGCTAATTGCTCCTCAACACTTAATTCTTCAACAATTAACTGCTCTCCATTAGCGTTAGTCTCTATCGTTGCATCATCTAATTCCTGATCGAATTCTGTATTTTCCGTAGTCATATTACTTTTATTTTTAAAAATATTTTTAAACTTCATTTTTTATTTCTTTCTGTTGGATTGCAAAAGTACTGCCAAATCTTATAAAATGTCAAATTGTCACTTTATTAATTATGAGAGTTTTAAAAAAGGAAATTAGGCTCTCAAAATTTAGTATAATTTTAAGACTATTACGTTATAGTTTATTTTATCTTTGATAGCGTAAAACATAAATTATTACCACCAAAATTGAATTTAAGGGTTGGCTTTGGCCTCAAAATAATTATTAATTCAAATTTACCTTATATTAAAAAAAGCTTCGCCTATAGAGACGAAGCTTTTTTTTATGCCTTTTGAGAAAATTTTACCGCAAAGAACGCAAAGGTTTTTTCTCTTAAGCTTTATAAAATGAAAAAAGTTCGCAAAGCTTTGTATTGATTTAGCTTTGCGAACTTTATATTTTTAAAGTATTCTTTAAAAAAACCTTTGCGTTCTTTGCGGTAAAAAAATATTGCACGGGCGGAGGGATTCGAACCCCCATCAACGGTTTTGGAGACCGCTATTCTACCCTTGAACTACGCCCGTAACTTAAGGTGGGCAAATTAAAAGTTTTTTTTCTTTACTGGCAACTATTTCATGCAGAGATTTTAAAAGAAATTCCTTTAATCACAAGCTATTCAAAGCAAAAACCTTTGCTTCAAACAGTTAAGCTAATAAAGCTTTTTTCAATCCTTCAAGATCTACAGAAACCTGCTCGCCTGTCACTAAATTTTTAAGCGCATATGTATTTGATGCAATTTCTTGATCTCCTGCAATTACTGCAAACGGAATCAGACGTTTATCTGCATATTGAAATTGTTTCCCTACTTTTACATTGTCTGGATACAACTCCACTTTTATATTTTCTTGTCTTAATTTTTGAATTGCTTTTGACGCATACAAAGCTTCTTTATCTCCATAATTGATAAAAATGGCTTTAGAAGTAGCCGCAACTGTTTCTGGAAATAATTGCAATTCTTCTAAAACTAGATAAATTCTATCCAAGCCAAAAGAAATTCCGACACCACTCATATTTTTCAAACCAAAAATACCCGTCAAATCGTCGTATCTTCCTCCGCCGCCAATAGAACCCATCGCAACTGTTTTTGGAGCCGCAACTTCAAAAATTGCTCCTGTGTAATAATTTAAACCACGAGCCAAAGTCACATCTAAATCTAAAATTGCTGTTGACAATCCTAAATCTGCAACATTGTCACAAATAAATTTAAGTTCTTCAACACCTTTCATTCCTTCCTCAGAAGAAGCCAACAAATCTGATAGCTGATTGATTTTATCTGCGAAAGTTCCGCTAAAGCTAAAAAGTGGCTGTACTTTTACTAAAGCTTCTTCAGAAATTCCTTTTTCAATCATTTCTTTTTTAACGCCGTCTTCTCCAATTTTATCTAATTTATCAAGAGCAACCGTAAAATCGATTAATTTATCAGAAGCGCCAATTACTTCAGCAATTCCAGATAAAATTTTTCGGTTATTGATTTTAATTGTAACACCTTCTAAACCTAAAGATGTAAAAACAGTATCGTAAAGCTGAACCAATTCTACTTCTTGCCAAAGAGATTTTGAACCAACAACATCGGCATCACATTGAAAAAACTCTCTAAAACGACCTTTTTGCGGATTATCTGCTCTCCAAACTGGCTGAATTTGGTATCTTTTAAAAGGAAATTCTATTTCGCTTTGGTGCTGTACAACGTATCTCGCAAACGGAACTGTCAAGTCGTAGCGCAAAGCTTTTTCAGAAATTTTTCCTGTAAATTTATTCAGTTCGATTCTTTGCTCTAAACTTATTTTTTCTGCCGAGTTGAGTTGCAATTCTTCAATTGATTCTGGCAATTCGATTTTACTTTTATTGTAGAAAAAGTTACCAGAGTTCAATATTTTAAAAATCAGACGATCTCCTTCTTCTCCATATTTCCCCATCAAAGTATCTGAATTTTCAAACGAAGGCGTTTCGATTGGCTGAAAACCAAACTTTTCGAAATTTGCTTTTATCGTTTGAATAATATATTGACGTTTTGACACCTCAGCTGGTGAAAAATCTCTTGTTCCTTTTGGAATGCTTGGTTTTGAAGCCATCTTCTTTATTTTAGATTGTTGATTTTAGATTTCAGATTGTCTCAATCTTTGTCTAAAAATCTTATGATATTATTTATTTCTACTTTATTTTTCAGACTGTTGTTTCTTCAGCCACTCGCCTTTTTGACTTTATGACTTTCAACTTTCGACTTAATTTAAGTCTGCAAATATCTTACTTTTTAAAATAAATAATAGCAGTTCGAAAACAAACTTGTAACAAAAAACGTATTTTCGTGACAAATTGGTCATGATGCTAAAATTATTTAAAGAAAATATCCGAATAGCGTTTGGTTCTATCAAAACGCAAATTTTGCGAACTATTCTTACCGTTTTAATTATCGCAATAGGTATTACCGCTTTGGTTGGAATTCTTACTGTGGTTTCTGCTTTGGAAAACACTATTTCTAGCGATTTTGCATCGATGGGAGCCAATACTTTCAACATTAATCAATACGAAAATAAAGTACGTAACCGTGGCGGAAACGAAAGAGAAGTTATCAATCCGATTATTTCTTATCCTGAAGCTGTTGCTTTCAAAAACAAATACAAATATCCTTTTACCGAAACTTCTCTATCATTTACAGCAACTTCAACTGCAGAAGTAAAATATTTAGGAGAAAAAACAGATCCTGAAATTACAATTGTTGGTGTTGACGAACATTTTATTACCAATTCTGGTTTAGAAACTAGTTTAGGAAGAAGTTTTAACCAGTTTGATATTGACAACAATACGTATTCTTGCATCGTTGGTTCTGACTTTGAAAAAGGACTTCTGAAAGACATTAATCCAATTGATAAAGTAATTTCTATTCGAGGTGCAAGATTTAAAGTAATTGGAGTTTTAAAAGAAAAAGGATCAACGTTTGGAAACAGTCAGGATTTACGTGTCTTAATTCCGATTCAGGTAGGAAGATCTTTATTCACTGCGCCAAATATTAATTACACAATA encodes the following:
- the hisS gene encoding histidine--tRNA ligase gives rise to the protein MASKPSIPKGTRDFSPAEVSKRQYIIQTIKANFEKFGFQPIETPSFENSDTLMGKYGEEGDRLIFKILNSGNFFYNKSKIELPESIEELQLNSAEKISLEQRIELNKFTGKISEKALRYDLTVPFARYVVQHQSEIEFPFKRYQIQPVWRADNPQKGRFREFFQCDADVVGSKSLWQEVELVQLYDTVFTSLGLEGVTIKINNRKILSGIAEVIGASDKLIDFTVALDKLDKIGEDGVKKEMIEKGISEEALVKVQPLFSFSGTFADKINQLSDLLASSEEGMKGVEELKFICDNVADLGLSTAILDLDVTLARGLNYYTGAIFEVAAPKTVAMGSIGGGGRYDDLTGIFGLKNMSGVGISFGLDRIYLVLEELQLFPETVAATSKAIFINYGDKEALYASKAIQKLRQENIKVELYPDNVKVGKQFQYADKRLIPFAVIAGDQEIASNTYALKNLVTGEQVSVDLEGLKKALLA
- a CDS encoding ABC transporter permease, whose product is MSIISLIIKREFIAKVRNKSFVVMTFLSPLLFVAIAVFIGYLSSMKADTKSIVIHDSTGLFVSDFLKENKNSSEFKFYNLSEFDVQALKDSIATERFSGLIVIPKTNNVNDLESKIEFISNSSPSISFIENTQDVIASKITKLNLEEAKLDTLAIQKAQSKVNIHLVKASGEESLKGLNEIKIGIGGAFGYLIMMFIIIYGNMVMRSVIEEKTNRIIEIIISSVKPFQLMIGKIVGTSLAGILQFMIWAIIGLGLMFAASAFFGVNVGPTARISPEMMQSAQHELSGSAQMYISELWNLPIASIIIGFVIYFIGGYFLYSSFYAAIGAAVDNQTDSQQFLLPIIMPLILSVYIGFFTVVNDPHGSVAVIFSMIPLTSPIVMLMRIPFGVPWWQIAISVSLLFATFFLVVWFAAKIYRVGILMYGKKPTWKELYRWLKY
- a CDS encoding ABC transporter permease, whose translation is MMLKLFKENIRIAFGSIKTQILRTILTVLIIAIGITALVGILTVVSALENTISSDFASMGANTFNINQYENKVRNRGGNEREVINPIISYPEAVAFKNKYKYPFTETSLSFTATSTAEVKYLGEKTDPEITIVGVDEHFITNSGLETSLGRSFNQFDIDNNTYSCIVGSDFEKGLLKDINPIDKVISIRGARFKVIGVLKEKGSTFGNSQDLRVLIPIQVGRSLFTAPNINYTISVMVSKKEVLDQAIDNATSTMRRVRKLSPVRDNNFGVVRSDDLINRILGITQYLGWAAWIISIITILGSSIALMNIMIVSVTERTREIGVRKALGAKRTTVAFQFFIETLLIGQIGGLVGIVLGILLGFAIAAAMSFSFVIPWMAIFAAFATSFCVALVSGLYPAIKASKLDPIEALRYE
- a CDS encoding nucleotide exchange factor GrpE, whose product is MKFKNIFKNKSNMTTENTEFDQELDDATIETNANGEQLIVEELSVEEQLAQDLAKEKDKFLRLFAEFENYKKRTSKERLELFKTANQEVLLAMLPVLDDFDRATVEINKSEDENLKKGVELIHEKLKSTLVSKGLEQVEIQAGDAFNADIAEAITQIPAPSDKLKGKIVDVIEKGYKLGDKIIRFPKVVVGN
- a CDS encoding ABC transporter ATP-binding protein; protein product: MSNLLEVHKVVKRYGDYVALNEVSLNVPKGSIYGLLGPNGAGKTSLIRIINQITLPDSGEIILDGERLQPKHVQTIGYLPEERGLYSSMKVGEQCLYLAQMKGLSKNEAKKQLDYWFDRLGIQGWWNKKIQELSKGMAQKIQFVVCVLHKPKLLILDEPFSGFDPVNANIIKDEILALKEQGSTIIFSTHRMESVEELCENIALIHKSNKLIEGKVADVKRQFRTNSFEVGILTNNVEGLMYDITQKFTVSPANFKSLNDDLKLNIEIGNATPNELLNILTQRGQVTHFVEKIPSINDIFIQTVTENKV
- the dnaJ gene encoding molecular chaperone DnaJ, translated to MKKDFYEILGISKNADAAEIKKAYRKSALKYHPDKNPGDKEAEENFKLAAEAYEVLSDPQKKAKYDQYGHQAFDGSGGFGGGHGGMNMDDIFSQFGDIFGGGFGGFGGGGGGPRRAKGSNLRIKVKLTLEEIANGVEKKVKVKRKVQAKGVTYKTCTTCNGQGQVMRVTNTILGRMQSASTCPTCGGSGQILDKKPSEADAQGMVQEDETVSIKIPAGVVDGMQLKVSNKGNDAPGNSIPGDLIVAIEEIEHEFLKREGENVHFDLYISFPEAVLGASKDIEAINGKVRIKLEEGIQSGKILRLKGKGIPSLNGYGSGDLLVHVNVWTPKTLNKEQKQFFENALTDEHFAPSPEKSEKSFFEKVKDMFS